The Spirosoma foliorum genome has a window encoding:
- a CDS encoding sugar ABC transporter ATP-binding protein, protein MASPQDYILQVRGLTKIFAGVVALDDVQLNIRRGEVHALMGENGAGKSTLMKLLIGLLKPDAGEISFDGNDLTASHVREVIKQGISMIHQEMLVVPELTVAQNIFLGREAKGKLFSWLNDRTITEQAGQLLRQMGVNIRPDTQMKYLSVAQMQMVEIAKAISNNAKVIIMDEPTSALSDKEVATLFGIISDLKKKGVAIIYISHKMEEIFAIADTITVLRDGKYVATKPAAELDIHTLITMMVGREIDTLFPDSTAQSGKEVLLVKHLSRNGKFSDINFVVHEGEVLGIAGLMGAGRTEVACAIYGLDPADSGELFIKGEKVTINTPQDAIRHGIGYVSEDRKQFGFIPHLSVRENITLTTLPKYAKGLLVQAKSESEVAGAMMTNLRIKASSLDQPVLQLSGGNQQKVVIGKILLSSPSLIILDEPTRGIDIGAKAEIYKLINQLKESGTAIILISSELPELLGMSDRILVLSQGKQTALFSTKEATQETIMHYAMEQ, encoded by the coding sequence ATGGCTTCTCCCCAAGACTACATCCTTCAGGTACGTGGACTGACGAAAATCTTCGCGGGTGTGGTGGCCTTGGACGACGTTCAACTGAACATCCGTAGGGGAGAGGTTCATGCCTTGATGGGAGAAAATGGAGCTGGGAAGTCTACGCTGATGAAGCTTCTGATTGGACTCCTGAAACCTGATGCTGGTGAAATCAGTTTTGATGGCAACGACCTAACCGCTAGTCATGTCAGAGAGGTGATTAAGCAGGGCATTTCCATGATTCATCAGGAGATGCTGGTCGTTCCTGAATTGACGGTCGCACAAAATATCTTCTTGGGTCGAGAAGCAAAAGGAAAGCTGTTCAGCTGGTTAAACGACCGGACTATAACAGAGCAGGCAGGCCAACTCCTTCGGCAAATGGGCGTAAACATACGTCCTGATACCCAGATGAAATACCTCAGTGTGGCGCAGATGCAGATGGTTGAAATTGCCAAAGCTATCTCAAACAACGCCAAGGTCATCATCATGGACGAACCCACATCGGCCTTGTCTGATAAAGAAGTGGCGACCCTGTTCGGTATCATTAGCGATCTGAAAAAGAAGGGCGTTGCCATTATTTATATCTCCCACAAAATGGAGGAGATTTTCGCCATTGCGGATACCATTACGGTGCTTCGGGATGGAAAATACGTGGCCACCAAACCAGCTGCCGAACTTGATATACATACCCTGATTACGATGATGGTGGGTCGTGAGATCGACACGCTCTTCCCCGACTCCACAGCCCAATCGGGCAAAGAAGTACTATTAGTAAAGCACTTGAGCCGAAACGGCAAATTCTCTGACATCAATTTCGTGGTTCACGAAGGCGAAGTACTGGGTATTGCTGGCCTAATGGGAGCGGGGCGGACCGAGGTGGCCTGCGCCATTTATGGCCTTGATCCCGCCGACAGTGGTGAGCTATTCATAAAGGGAGAAAAGGTCACGATAAATACACCACAGGATGCCATTCGGCATGGTATCGGCTACGTTAGTGAAGATCGTAAACAATTTGGTTTCATTCCTCACCTGTCGGTTCGGGAAAACATTACCCTGACCACGTTGCCCAAGTATGCAAAAGGGCTTTTGGTTCAGGCAAAAAGTGAATCGGAGGTCGCCGGCGCAATGATGACGAACCTGCGAATCAAAGCGTCCAGTCTTGATCAACCGGTTTTACAACTTAGTGGAGGAAATCAGCAGAAGGTAGTCATCGGTAAAATTCTGCTTTCTTCTCCATCGCTCATCATCCTTGATGAACCAACCCGAGGTATTGACATTGGTGCTAAGGCTGAAATTTATAAACTCATCAATCAACTGAAAGAATCTGGTACTGCAATCATCCTGATCTCATCCGAACTCCCCGAACTGCTCGGCATGAGTGATCGGATACTTGTTTTGTCGCAGGGAAAACAAACTGCACTCTTTTCAACGAAAGAGGCCACACAAGAAACGATCATGCACTATGCAATGGAGCAGTAA
- a CDS encoding Gfo/Idh/MocA family protein, which produces MSTKKELRIGLVGTGFMGRTHSNGYNRVPNFFPDLEYTPVLKAVCSRNAAKVQAFADQWGYESIETDWKVLVARDDIDAIDICTPNDSHAEIAIAAAKAGKMILCEKPLARTVAEAQQMVDAVKEAGVANTVWYNYRRIPAVSLAKQIIDSGKLGKIFHYRANFLQDWTISAEVPQGGAGTWRMDVEAAGSGVTGDLLAHCIDTAMWLNGTIKDVSAVTETFVKERFHQGTGKVEPVGIDDACIFHCHFDNGSLGLFESTRYARGHKALYTLEINGENASIRWDLHDLNRLEYFDHSDESIVRGWRSIHVTDGDQPYMDKWWVPGLGIGYEHSFIHQVADFLKSLETGAPCSPNFQDSLETQKVCEAVLESAASRSWKDTGVEEFTQ; this is translated from the coding sequence ATGTCAACTAAAAAAGAACTACGAATTGGTTTAGTCGGTACAGGATTCATGGGCCGAACACACTCCAACGGCTATAATCGAGTCCCTAATTTCTTCCCTGATCTGGAATACACGCCGGTTTTGAAAGCCGTCTGTTCCCGTAATGCTGCGAAAGTGCAAGCATTTGCCGACCAATGGGGCTATGAATCTATCGAAACTGATTGGAAGGTGCTGGTTGCTCGAGATGATATCGACGCAATCGACATTTGCACACCTAATGATTCGCACGCCGAAATCGCCATTGCGGCTGCTAAAGCGGGCAAAATGATCCTCTGCGAAAAGCCGCTAGCCCGGACCGTTGCCGAAGCGCAACAGATGGTTGATGCCGTTAAGGAAGCCGGTGTTGCCAATACGGTTTGGTATAACTACCGTCGCATTCCAGCCGTTTCGTTGGCGAAACAGATTATCGATTCGGGTAAACTGGGCAAGATTTTCCATTACCGCGCTAACTTCCTGCAGGACTGGACAATTAGTGCCGAGGTTCCACAAGGTGGTGCAGGTACCTGGCGTATGGACGTTGAAGCTGCCGGTTCTGGCGTAACAGGCGACCTGCTGGCTCACTGTATCGATACCGCTATGTGGCTGAACGGCACCATCAAAGACGTATCGGCGGTTACCGAAACCTTCGTGAAAGAACGGTTTCACCAGGGAACGGGGAAAGTAGAACCCGTTGGTATTGATGACGCCTGTATCTTCCATTGTCATTTCGATAATGGCTCGTTAGGTCTGTTCGAATCGACACGCTATGCCCGTGGTCACAAGGCGTTGTATACGCTTGAAATCAACGGTGAAAATGCTTCGATCCGTTGGGATTTGCATGACCTGAACCGCCTGGAATATTTCGATCATTCTGACGAGAGTATTGTGCGCGGGTGGCGCTCAATCCACGTAACGGACGGTGACCAGCCCTATATGGATAAATGGTGGGTGCCCGGTTTAGGCATTGGTTATGAACACAGTTTCATTCACCAGGTAGCTGATTTCCTGAAAAGCCTCGAAACGGGTGCCCCTTGCTCGCCAAACTTCCAGGATTCGCTGGAAACCCAGAAAGTCTGCGAAGCCGTGCTGGAATCGGCAGCATCCAGAAGCTGGAAGGACACGGGTGTTGAAGAATTCACGCAGTAA
- a CDS encoding sugar phosphate isomerase/epimerase family protein produces MNENNYPKLHNAMWPGVVGKGPDSEPVVGFDTMLELTAGAEVDGVKFDGVDLALFEHIDVNISDDEIKRLADKVGGYNLKIGSLVAPIWGGPAMGSKEDRANFVEMVRKSCHIGQKLTELGIRPSGVVRIDSASSPHDWDADPTGNTKLIAQTFREACDVAAEYGEKLAAEGEICWGGMHSWKTMLETLELVDRPNMGFQADMAHTLLYTMGYNREQDRILPPDFDWSDRATLEEALKTLTNALRPWTIDFHVAQNDGTVFGSGSHDKTGRHCQALDPNGKLDVVHDAGYWLRDENGVLTKAFKHICWDGCMFPNSVMTNQQTWNDILATMIKVRQAHGWYEA; encoded by the coding sequence ATGAACGAGAATAATTATCCTAAACTCCACAACGCCATGTGGCCGGGGGTTGTTGGCAAAGGCCCCGATTCCGAACCTGTTGTTGGCTTCGATACCATGCTGGAACTGACAGCGGGTGCTGAAGTGGATGGCGTGAAATTCGACGGCGTCGATCTGGCTCTTTTCGAGCATATCGATGTGAATATATCGGACGATGAGATCAAACGACTGGCCGATAAAGTAGGCGGTTATAACCTGAAAATTGGTTCGCTGGTGGCGCCAATCTGGGGTGGTCCAGCGATGGGTAGCAAAGAAGATCGCGCCAACTTTGTTGAGATGGTTCGCAAATCCTGCCATATCGGCCAGAAACTCACCGAACTCGGAATTCGCCCCAGTGGTGTTGTGCGTATCGACTCGGCCAGTTCTCCGCATGATTGGGACGCTGATCCGACCGGAAACACCAAATTGATTGCCCAAACCTTCCGCGAAGCCTGCGATGTAGCGGCTGAATATGGTGAAAAACTGGCGGCCGAGGGGGAAATCTGCTGGGGCGGTATGCACAGTTGGAAAACCATGCTCGAAACGCTGGAATTGGTTGATCGACCAAACATGGGCTTCCAGGCCGACATGGCGCATACATTGCTGTACACAATGGGCTACAACCGCGAACAGGATCGTATTTTACCGCCTGACTTCGACTGGAGCGACCGGGCTACGCTGGAAGAAGCGCTCAAGACCTTAACGAATGCATTGCGCCCTTGGACTATCGACTTCCACGTCGCCCAAAACGACGGAACAGTCTTTGGCTCCGGTTCGCACGATAAAACGGGCCGTCACTGCCAGGCATTAGACCCCAATGGCAAACTCGATGTTGTTCATGATGCAGGTTACTGGCTGCGCGACGAAAATGGCGTTCTGACCAAAGCGTTCAAACACATCTGCTGGGATGGCTGTATGTTCCCGAATTCGGTGATGACAAACCAGCAGACCTGGAACGATATTCTGGCGACCATGATCAAAGTCCGCCAAGCACACGGCTGGTACGAGGCTTAA
- a CDS encoding class I mannose-6-phosphate isomerase, whose protein sequence is METTPALSVIEKALEQGKGVLRLTPTWVPRSFCVPGRRIKLHPDDYYVLGGERGGIDERWFSSTTPAKNGPLTGENEGLSHVVFNDEGKEVQFLLKDAVSELKGELIGDRLWDEYGAWPMYSKFFDNMGPLPHHLHHNDEQAALIGQLGKPEAYYFPPQVNNHGGDFPYTFIGIAPGTSKEQIKECLQNFTKGDNKITNYSSAYRLEPGTGWDVPPGLLHAPGSMCTYEPQKASDVFAMYQSLVNEAIIPEELLWNGTPKERIGDYDQLMEAIDWDLNTDPQMMANRFMKPLPVRDVEEMNAAGYSEVWVCYKSDAFSAKELTVLPGQTVTIKDSAAYGLIMMQGHGKLNDWDIETPTMIRYGQLTNDEFFVSEKAALEGVVIVNQSTTDPIVMLKHFGPSNPDLVL, encoded by the coding sequence ATGGAAACAACGCCAGCACTCAGTGTAATTGAAAAAGCATTAGAACAAGGAAAAGGAGTTTTACGCCTAACCCCAACCTGGGTACCCCGGTCGTTTTGCGTACCAGGCCGTCGGATTAAGCTGCATCCAGATGATTACTATGTATTAGGTGGTGAGCGGGGCGGTATCGACGAACGTTGGTTCTCTTCAACTACGCCTGCTAAAAACGGACCACTAACAGGCGAAAACGAAGGCCTGAGCCACGTAGTTTTCAACGACGAAGGCAAAGAAGTTCAATTCCTGTTGAAAGACGCCGTAAGTGAGTTGAAAGGCGAATTGATTGGCGACCGTTTGTGGGATGAGTACGGTGCCTGGCCAATGTATTCTAAGTTTTTCGATAACATGGGTCCGCTGCCACACCACCTGCACCACAACGATGAGCAGGCTGCCCTGATTGGTCAGTTGGGTAAACCCGAGGCCTATTATTTCCCACCACAAGTGAATAACCACGGTGGCGATTTCCCGTATACGTTCATCGGTATTGCACCCGGTACATCGAAAGAACAGATCAAAGAGTGCCTGCAAAACTTCACCAAAGGCGATAACAAAATCACTAACTACTCATCGGCCTATCGACTGGAGCCAGGAACGGGCTGGGATGTACCACCGGGATTGCTTCACGCGCCCGGAAGCATGTGTACCTACGAGCCGCAGAAAGCGTCTGACGTTTTCGCCATGTACCAGTCGCTGGTGAACGAAGCCATTATTCCCGAAGAGTTGCTTTGGAACGGTACGCCTAAAGAGCGTATCGGTGATTACGATCAATTGATGGAGGCAATCGACTGGGACTTGAATACCGATCCGCAAATGATGGCCAACCGGTTCATGAAACCACTACCGGTTCGGGATGTGGAAGAAATGAACGCAGCCGGATACAGCGAAGTATGGGTTTGCTACAAGTCGGATGCCTTCAGCGCCAAGGAGTTAACGGTATTGCCTGGTCAGACGGTAACCATCAAAGATAGTGCTGCTTACGGTCTGATTATGATGCAGGGCCACGGCAAACTAAACGATTGGGACATCGAAACACCAACCATGATTCGGTACGGACAGTTGACCAACGATGAGTTTTTTGTGAGCGAAAAAGCGGCTCTGGAAGGCGTTGTCATTGTTAACCAATCAACGACTGACCCCATTGTGATGCTGAAGCACTTTGGACCAAGCAATCCAGATTTAGTACTTTAA
- a CDS encoding aldose 1-epimerase family protein, with the protein MTQQSWTDKVSNPAQIGGIETSVLDNGSGRGTRIAWINTGTGLRYKVVIDRVMDIADAFYNQHSLAWLSHTGVTPPQPFSDKGIDWLRTFGGGLLTTCGLSHVGGPEQDAYGERGLHGQISNCPAEIESIIQPDPLLGRLEMSITGRIKETKIFGPSLELRRTISGTLGQPFLRIHDEVINRGNTAVPHMLLYHFNFGWPLVDEGTDIIWKGDWQTREGGINADIFREGNDFRKCPAPLDTHSGTGEAVASIDCTPDSAGQCTAGLHNAKLGIAMALRFQKAQLPWLINWQHWGKGEYVTGLEPATNSLIGQAKAREQNELLFLAPGERKSYDLEIEILHEKDAITAFLS; encoded by the coding sequence TTGACTCAACAATCCTGGACAGATAAAGTCTCTAATCCGGCCCAGATCGGCGGTATCGAAACGTCGGTGCTGGATAACGGATCGGGCCGTGGTACCCGAATTGCGTGGATAAACACCGGAACGGGCCTGCGGTACAAAGTGGTCATCGACCGCGTAATGGACATTGCCGACGCCTTTTATAACCAACATAGTCTGGCCTGGCTCAGTCACACGGGAGTAACACCACCCCAACCCTTTTCGGATAAGGGGATCGACTGGCTTCGGACATTTGGTGGCGGCTTACTTACCACCTGCGGCCTCTCGCATGTAGGCGGTCCCGAACAGGATGCTTATGGCGAACGCGGATTGCATGGGCAAATAAGTAACTGCCCCGCCGAAATCGAATCCATTATCCAGCCCGATCCACTGTTGGGCAGGTTGGAAATGAGTATTACCGGCCGAATCAAGGAAACGAAGATTTTCGGACCTAGTCTGGAACTACGTCGGACCATCTCCGGTACACTGGGCCAGCCATTTCTTCGGATTCACGATGAGGTGATCAACCGGGGCAATACAGCTGTACCGCACATGCTGCTCTACCATTTCAATTTCGGTTGGCCACTGGTCGATGAAGGAACCGATATTATCTGGAAGGGAGATTGGCAAACGCGCGAAGGTGGTATCAATGCCGACATATTTCGGGAGGGTAACGACTTCCGTAAATGCCCCGCTCCGTTAGATACGCACAGTGGAACAGGCGAAGCCGTTGCCTCTATTGATTGTACCCCCGATAGTGCTGGCCAATGCACAGCTGGTTTGCATAATGCCAAGCTAGGCATTGCGATGGCGCTACGGTTTCAGAAAGCGCAGTTGCCCTGGCTGATCAATTGGCAGCATTGGGGAAAAGGTGAGTATGTAACAGGCCTGGAACCAGCAACTAACTCGCTGATTGGACAAGCTAAGGCTCGGGAACAGAACGAATTGTTGTTTCTGGCACCGGGCGAGCGTAAATCTTATGATTTAGAAATCGAAATTTTACATGAGAAAGACGCTATAACTGCCTTTCTCTCCTAA
- a CDS encoding 3-keto-disaccharide hydrolase, producing the protein MLKRRNLNFIQLGLLLAVMTTAGINTSCVAQKKKDGFVQIFDGKTLKGWDGDPTYWRVENGNLVGEITPATLLKTNSFIIWKGGEPGDFEFTGEFNITQDGNSGINYRSDQLTDVPFALRGYQADIDGKIRYTGQNYEERKRTTLAYRGQKTTIPPYTGPATPEGVRANVKNNAWSGLTVTGSLGSSDSLKTLIKSEDWNTFRLVIKGNRLQHYINDVLMSEVTDEDTVNGKSKGLLGVQVHVGPPMKVQYRNLMLKQL; encoded by the coding sequence ATGCTAAAAAGAAGAAATCTCAACTTTATCCAGCTAGGATTACTACTGGCGGTTATGACGACCGCTGGGATCAATACATCCTGCGTCGCACAAAAAAAGAAAGATGGCTTTGTTCAGATTTTTGACGGAAAAACGCTGAAAGGCTGGGACGGTGATCCAACCTACTGGCGTGTCGAAAATGGCAATCTGGTTGGCGAAATAACGCCAGCTACGCTACTGAAAACCAACTCGTTCATTATCTGGAAAGGGGGAGAGCCCGGCGATTTTGAGTTCACAGGCGAGTTCAATATCACGCAGGATGGTAACTCAGGGATCAACTATCGTAGTGACCAACTGACTGATGTTCCTTTTGCTCTACGAGGGTATCAGGCCGACATCGATGGGAAAATCCGTTACACAGGCCAGAACTACGAAGAACGGAAACGAACAACACTCGCGTATCGGGGACAGAAAACAACCATTCCACCTTATACAGGACCAGCAACACCCGAAGGTGTCCGCGCTAACGTGAAAAACAATGCCTGGAGCGGATTGACCGTGACAGGTTCATTAGGCAGCTCCGACTCATTAAAAACGCTGATTAAAAGCGAAGACTGGAACACCTTCCGGTTAGTCATCAAAGGCAACCGTTTACAGCACTACATCAATGACGTGCTCATGAGTGAAGTGACTGATGAAGACACAGTCAACGGCAAATCCAAAGGTCTTTTAGGCGTACAGGTACACGTGGGCCCACCCATGAAAGTGCAATACCGGAATTTGATGCTGAAACAGTTGTAG
- a CDS encoding c-type cytochrome: MFFTYRPAKLMLAVSAIVLIGASWVNMRGVSSEATKADNPRLDKLKLLPGFKAEHLYSPSDNKQGSWVSMAFDNKGRMITSDQYGFLYRLELPPIGSGVQQPKIEKLKVGNVQPGDTTVGMGYAQGLLYAFNSLYVMVNNRENKNFGKGSGLYRLQDKDGDDQFETVTLLKSLKGEGEHGPHSIKLSPDGKSLYLMCGNFTDVPKMDAYRLPPVWKEDNLFPAIKDPRGHATDRMAPGGWLAKIDPDGQKWELMGAGFRNTFDFDFNDAGDVIGYDSDMEWDFGLPWYKPTRICHITSGAEFGWRTAASNWSPTFADCLPAVLNMGQGSPTGVFAGRGARFPQKYQKAVYAFDWSFGIMYAVHLQPQGSTYSATAEEFISGSPLPLTDGLVGPDGAVYFLTGGRRLESDLYRVTYTGTESVAANTQAPTLTPEHQIRTKLEQYHGDPMAGAIEAAWPYLNHPDRFIRYAARIAVEHQPVSQWQAKALAETDPVRATYAIIALARHGDPALKSQMLNTLLKIKFDPLTETQQLDVMRAIELVCTRAGLPEGADKAKVIAYLSPRYPAKTAVLNRAYSKLLISFDAPGVIEKTLALLDKNNEDIGPVGGQTVTASSDLILRNPQYGLDIAKMLEKLPPAQQTYYATMLSSANTGWTPALWDRYFSWFAKAFKYQGGRSYIGFIDKARKLALNHVPKDQFEKYNKLSGADLLTASGNDIVSDYSPKGPGRQWKLEKAVAIVDSGSGTRDFATGQKIYSAILCSRCHSMGGQGGDIGPDLTQLGTRFSNKDILEAIINPNKAVSDQYASTIFYLKNGQSVLGRLVSEDKVNYSISQNPFAPDQLRKVPKSTVTSKKYSTESVMLPGLINSLNGDELKDLIAYLKAGGNQNNDVYKAGSKGK; this comes from the coding sequence ATGTTTTTTACCTACAGACCAGCCAAGTTGATGCTTGCCGTTTCGGCCATCGTTCTGATTGGGGCCTCCTGGGTTAATATGCGCGGAGTGTCATCCGAGGCAACCAAGGCCGACAACCCCAGGCTCGACAAACTGAAACTGTTGCCCGGCTTCAAAGCTGAGCATCTTTACAGTCCCTCCGACAATAAACAGGGTTCCTGGGTGTCTATGGCTTTTGATAACAAGGGCCGTATGATCACCTCCGATCAGTATGGTTTTTTGTATCGGTTGGAATTGCCACCTATCGGTTCTGGTGTACAGCAGCCTAAAATTGAAAAACTGAAAGTTGGAAACGTTCAACCAGGCGATACCACAGTAGGTATGGGTTATGCGCAGGGCTTGTTGTATGCTTTCAACAGCCTCTATGTAATGGTGAACAACCGGGAGAATAAAAACTTCGGGAAAGGGAGCGGCCTTTATCGCCTTCAGGATAAAGACGGCGATGATCAATTTGAGACCGTAACTCTTCTGAAATCACTGAAAGGAGAAGGTGAGCATGGTCCACACAGCATAAAACTCTCGCCCGATGGCAAGTCGCTGTACCTCATGTGTGGTAATTTCACGGACGTCCCTAAAATGGACGCTTATCGGTTACCACCCGTTTGGAAAGAAGATAACCTATTTCCCGCCATTAAAGACCCTCGTGGACACGCTACCGATCGGATGGCGCCGGGTGGTTGGCTAGCCAAAATCGATCCTGATGGACAGAAGTGGGAGTTGATGGGCGCTGGTTTCCGGAACACCTTCGACTTCGATTTTAACGATGCTGGCGATGTAATTGGTTACGATTCGGACATGGAGTGGGATTTCGGTCTGCCCTGGTATAAGCCAACCCGTATTTGCCACATCACGAGTGGAGCTGAATTTGGCTGGCGTACAGCTGCCAGCAACTGGTCGCCCACGTTTGCCGATTGTTTGCCTGCTGTTTTAAATATGGGCCAAGGCTCTCCGACGGGTGTGTTTGCCGGTAGAGGAGCACGTTTCCCTCAGAAATACCAGAAAGCCGTCTATGCATTCGACTGGAGTTTCGGCATTATGTATGCCGTTCACCTACAGCCTCAGGGGTCGACCTATAGTGCTACAGCCGAAGAGTTTATCTCTGGATCACCACTGCCATTAACCGATGGTCTGGTGGGTCCCGATGGCGCGGTTTATTTCTTAACGGGTGGTCGCCGACTGGAGTCCGATCTGTACCGGGTTACGTACACAGGTACGGAGTCGGTAGCGGCTAATACGCAGGCACCAACCCTCACTCCTGAACATCAGATTAGAACGAAACTGGAGCAATATCACGGTGACCCAATGGCTGGTGCTATTGAAGCTGCCTGGCCATACCTGAACCATCCAGATCGCTTTATTCGCTATGCCGCTCGCATTGCCGTTGAACATCAGCCCGTTAGTCAGTGGCAGGCCAAGGCACTCGCCGAAACCGATCCCGTACGCGCTACCTATGCTATCATCGCATTAGCTCGTCATGGTGATCCAGCCCTGAAAAGCCAGATGTTGAATACCCTTCTGAAGATCAAATTTGATCCGCTTACCGAGACCCAACAACTGGATGTAATGCGAGCTATCGAACTCGTATGTACGCGTGCTGGGTTGCCAGAAGGAGCTGATAAAGCAAAGGTAATTGCGTATCTGAGTCCACGTTATCCAGCTAAAACAGCGGTATTGAATCGCGCTTATAGCAAGTTGCTGATCTCATTTGACGCTCCAGGTGTGATTGAGAAAACCTTAGCTCTGCTCGATAAAAATAATGAAGATATAGGGCCCGTGGGTGGTCAGACAGTTACTGCGTCGAGTGACCTGATTTTACGTAACCCTCAGTACGGACTTGATATCGCCAAAATGCTGGAAAAACTTCCCCCAGCTCAGCAAACTTACTACGCCACCATGTTGAGTAGCGCCAATACAGGCTGGACGCCAGCCCTGTGGGATCGGTATTTTTCCTGGTTTGCTAAAGCGTTCAAATATCAGGGTGGCCGCAGCTACATTGGCTTCATTGACAAAGCTCGTAAGCTGGCCCTGAATCACGTACCGAAAGATCAGTTTGAAAAGTACAATAAACTATCGGGAGCCGATTTACTGACTGCATCCGGGAATGATATTGTTAGTGATTATTCGCCTAAAGGCCCTGGTCGTCAATGGAAACTGGAAAAAGCCGTCGCGATTGTTGATAGTGGATCAGGAACTCGTGACTTTGCTACGGGTCAAAAAATCTACTCGGCTATCTTGTGCAGCCGTTGCCATTCGATGGGTGGTCAAGGTGGGGATATCGGTCCTGACCTGACACAACTAGGCACTCGATTCTCCAACAAGGATATTCTGGAAGCGATAATCAATCCTAACAAGGCTGTTTCTGATCAGTATGCATCTACTATTTTCTACCTGAAAAATGGACAGTCTGTGCTTGGTCGGTTAGTTAGTGAAGACAAGGTGAATTACTCTATTTCTCAGAATCCGTTTGCGCCAGATCAACTTCGTAAGGTTCCCAAAAGCACTGTGACGTCGAAAAAATATTCGACAGAGTCGGTTATGCTTCCCGGTCTGATCAATAGCCTGAACGGTGATGAATTAAAGGATTTGATTGCCTATCTGAAAGCGGGTGGCAATCAGAATAACGATGTATATAAGGCAGGCTCGAAAGGGAAATAA